The sequence ATCTCCTGAGCTAAGATAACTCCATCCTGTAACATCAATTCTTATACGTTAGTTGTGCAATACATGTAGATTTTTTAATTGTACTAAAACACTTTATTAGAAAATAGCCAGCAGAAAGTACAAAATTGATGATCAACTGCAGATTCTAAATTCCCTAATCAACAAATTGAGAAACTAATAATACTGATTTCACTTTCATTACAAATTTCCAACTTTGTCAATCCTCAAGTAAATTGGGAAAGACACAGGTTTCTGACTCTCTCCATCTTCATTCCAAACACTTGTGAATTTTTCAACAACATCATCAGTCAAGAGCTCAACACCCTTTTCTTTTGCAGTTTGATAAGCTGACCATGACTTCAAGTATGTGAAATAAGAATTCAAGTCCATCACTTTCTCAATCTTGAACTCAAATGGTCCATTGTGATCACAACCACTTATAGTCTCAAATGGGAAGTCACTAGTTTTATACTTTTCATCCACTAATTTTCTCGGAGATTCCCAATATGGTCCAGCATCAACTGtgtaaaatttctcaaaaattggATCCACTGAATTGTTTACTTCTGGCACAGTGTAACACCAAGCTGCTATTACTCCATTTGGTTTCTTGAGTAACCATTTTACTTGTTGATAAAAAGTTGGAAGATCAAACCAATGCATTGCTTGAGCTACTGTGACCAAATCTACACTTGACTCTGCTCctattttggttttgatttcggcCATTGACATCTTGGGAGAGGTACATATATATTGAACATTAGGGACCTTTACGGCAAATTCAAGCTGCTTTGGTCTTGTGTCTGTGGCTATTACATTCTTGTAGAGCTTAGCTAACTGAAAGAAACAATAATTTAAGAGCATTTAGGACAACAAGTAGTTATGCTGGAACACTAAAGGATGCTTATTTTTGAACTCTTACTTTAGGATATCATAATTTAACAGGGGAAATATATGCTTCTTATTGTAGTATTATGTGCCTGTAACTGTCTAGATATGTAAAATAGCTGCTAAAGATTAGTTCCTCATAATAAAGAACTCTAACAATCTTGTTTCAGTGAAAAGTTAAAAATGCTAGATTTCTTGTTTTTCCATAAGGCCTATTTGGAAAAAGATAAACAAAGACATTGTGCCATTCTCTAAGAAACAGAGGTCTCTACTCTTGCAACTAATTATCAGTTTAGTCAATTCTCTAAATAGACAGGAGCGGAGCTACAACCATTGAAGGGTGGTCAGTTGTACACTCTTAGCCtatttagaaaaagagaaaaaccaTTGTGTCATTCTCTAAGAAAAAGAGGTCTCTACCTTTTTCTATGCGACTATATATTACAGCGGCAGGGCGACAACCATGGAAGGGTGTCTAGTTGAATAAGCTTCGCCCAAAAATTATATTCAGATTATACTATTATATAGGCTTCTCGTGGCTGTCTattagaaacagcctctctaaaTACAGTGTAGAGGTAATGTCCGCATATTATCTACCCTCACCAAATTTCActtatgggattatactggatttgttgttgttattatattATAGTATTATATAGGTCATATGGTATTACtttctatatacatatatattaaatCTAAAATATCCTTAACAAAATTCCGACTGCAAGGAATTTTTGCAGATTTACAGGAGGGTGGGTAAGGGGATGAAGACATGAAAGGAATTAGAGAGACTTACAGATTGAGCAGCCTGGCCACTACCAGTGCCAACATCCCAAACAAGGTCATGACAAGGGGTTTTTGAAGCTATGAAATTGAACAATTCTTCAGGGTAACTTGGCCTGCCCTTTGAGTACTGTTGTGCCTGCTTAATAAACAATTTTGCCATTCTTTTTTATGGCCTGtttggcc is a genomic window of Nicotiana tabacum cultivar K326 chromosome 16, ASM71507v2, whole genome shotgun sequence containing:
- the LOC107787844 gene encoding uncharacterized protein LOC107787844, giving the protein MAKLFIKQAQQYSKGRPSYPEELFNFIASKTPCHDLVWDVGTGSGQAAQSLAKLYKNVIATDTRPKQLEFAVKVPNVQYICTSPKMSMAEIKTKIGAESSVDLVTVAQAMHWFDLPTFYQQVKWLLKKPNGVIAAWCYTVPEVNNSVDPIFEKFYTVDAGPYWESPRKLVDEKYKTSDFPFETISGCDHNGPFEFKIEKVMDLNSYFTYLKSWSAYQTAKEKGVELLTDDVVEKFTSVWNEDGESQKPVSFPIYLRIDKVGNL